Sequence from the Maledivibacter sp. genome:
GCCTTTATATATGACAATGAAGTGGTGAAAAGGCTAGAGGATGATTTTATAATGGATATTAAAGATAGTAATGAAGTGATATTAGAGGAACATCTTAAGAGAAGTATATATACTAAGTTTAGAGAAGCCTTGGGAAGACTATTTTCACCATTGCTTTAGAGAAGAGATTTATGGTATGCATAATAAATAAAGTATGCTAGAATATAAAATGAAGTAAATTACTTTGGAGGAGAATATATGGGGTATCTTATAATAATAATTTCCATAATTATTTTTGATCAATGGACGAAGCACCTGGCAAATATTCATTTAAAATCAATAGAAACATATCCTTTGATTCAAGATGTTTTTCATTTCACATTTAGGAAAAATCGTGGAGCCGCATTTAGTATGCTGAGGGATAAACAAACATTTTTGATAATAATAACATCAATTGTAGTTGCCATTTTAATAGTTTATTTAATGAAGATAATGAAAAAGCAGAATCTATTACTGATCAAATTACCTATGGCCTTTATTATAGGAGGGGCTATTGGAAACCTAATAGATAGAATACGATTGAAATATGTTATAGATTTTTTTGATTTTACTTTAATAAATTTTGCAGTTTTTAATGTAGCCGATGTATTTATAGTTATTGGATCAATAATTTTTGCTTATGCTGTTATCTTTAAGAATGTTGAAATATAAATATAAAAAAAGAGGATTTTGATTATCAAAATCCTCTTCTTTGGTTTTTGAGACAAAACCTTTTATTCCACAGAATAGAAAATCTACCCTCAAAAATGTGGATAAATTATAATCCACAGCATAGTTATCAACAAAACAATCCCTCTTAAATCCTACTTATTTCTGTCATTACTTCCTTTAATTCTTCCATTGAAGTTTTCATTGTTTATGACTATATAATTAATTATGCCTCCTAAAATAATCAATACTCCACCGGTTATACTTAAGAGATCAGGGAATTCACTCCAAAGAATTATTGCCAATATAGCTGAAAATAGTATATTAGTATATCCATATATAGCCAATCTAGAGGCAGGTGCGAATCTATATCCCGTAGTCATAAATATTTGAGCTGCTGTTGCAGATATACCTATTAAAAGAAGCAATACAAGCTCCCTCGGACTTGGATAAGTAAAATGCCCCATGAGCATAAATGGAATTGTGGATAGGGTAGAAAATAAGCAAAAGA
This genomic interval carries:
- the lspA gene encoding signal peptidase II, with protein sequence MGYLIIIISIIIFDQWTKHLANIHLKSIETYPLIQDVFHFTFRKNRGAAFSMLRDKQTFLIIITSIVVAILIVYLMKIMKKQNLLLIKLPMAFIIGGAIGNLIDRIRLKYVIDFFDFTLINFAVFNVADVFIVIGSIIFAYAVIFKNVEI